The following DNA comes from Caulobacter mirabilis.
GTTTCGCCTGGGCGCCCGCTGGTCCCGTACCTTTGTGGCATGACCCGAAAACCAGACAGCGAGGCCCGTCAGGTCCTGGACCATCTCTGCGAAGAGGTTCCCAGCCTGCTGGCCGACGACGCGGCGGTGATGAAGTCGCTGCCGAGGCCCGACAGCGACATCACGCTCGAACGCCGGCTGCGCCTGCGCGGCGTCTATGCCCGCACGCTGCTGTCGGCGCGGCGGGTGATCGATCACCTGGAGAAGCCGCGCAAGACGGGCCCTGCGCCCGACCACGCCGAGGAAGAGGTTGAGGACCACATGAATGACGCTGACGCCGGAGATCGCGAGGCGCTTCTCGAACGGAAGTTGGTGGCGCTTCGGAAAAGACTCGATCGACGCGCTCAATGGCTTGTCGAACGAAAGTCTGCGGACAGCAGCCCCGGATGCGGAGCGCCCGGCGATGCTGGATCACTGGCAGAGCCGGGCCAATCGCGCCCAGCTCCCGCCGGACGACCCCTGGAACACCTGGCTGGCCCTGGGCGGGCGGGGATCGGGGAAGACCTGGCTCGGCGCCGGCTGGCTGGTTGAGCAGGCGGCGCGGTTCGACGGCGGCCGGCTGGCCCTGGTCGGTCCCAGCCTGCACGACGTGCGCGAGGTGATGATCGAAGGGCCGTCCGGCCTGCGGGCGCAGTCCCCCGAGGGGTTTCGGCCCCGCTACGAGAAGACCCGCCGCCGGGTGGTCTGGGACAACGGCGCCCAGGCCCAGGTGTTCTCCGCCGAGGATGTCGACAGCCTGCGCGGGCCGCAGTTCTGCGCCGCCTGGGCCGACGAGTTCTGCGCCTGGCCGCGTCCGAGCGAAACCCTGGCCATGCTGCGCTTCGGCCTGCGGCTGGGGACGGCGCCGCGGCTGGTGGTGACCACCACGCCCAAGCCGATCCGGGCCCTGCGCACGCTGCGGGCCGAGGCCGGGGTCGCGACCTCGGTGCTGCCGACGGCGACCAACGCCCAGAACCTGGCGCCGGCCTTCCTGGAGACCCTGCGAGGGCTCTATGGCGGCACGCGACTGGCGGCGCAGGAGCTGGACGGCGTCATCGTCGACGGCGAGGGCGCGCTGTGGCGGGCCGAGGATCTGGCCCGTTGCCGCGGCGCGCGCCCCAGCGGGCTGGAGCGGGTGGTGGTGGCGGTCGACCCGCCGGCGAGCGCGGGCGGCGACGCCTGTGGCATCGTCGCGGCGGGCCGGATCGGCGACCGCGGCTTCGTCCTGGCCGACCGCACCGTGCGCGGCCGTTCGCCGAGCGGCTGGGCGGTCGCGGCGGTCTCGGCGGCGCGCGACTTCGGGGCGGGCGCCATCGTGGCCGAGGCCAACCAGGGCGGCGACATGGTGCGCAGCGTCCTGGCCGAAGCCGGCGCGCCCTGCGAGGTGCGGCTGGTCCACGCCCGCTTCAGCAAGCGGGTGCGGGCCGAGCCGGTGGCGGCGCTCTACGAACAGGGCCGGGTGGTCCACTGCGGCGCCTTCCCGGCGCTGGAGGAGGAGCTGATGGCTCTGGGCTGTACGGACGGCGGCCCGAGCCCCGACCGCGCCGACGCCCTGGTCTGGGCCCTGACCGACCTGCTGCTGAGCCGGGTGAGCCGACGGCCGCGGGTGCGGGTGCTGTAGAGGGGGACATGTTCGCGCCGCAGGCGCGTACGTGTCCCTGAGACCTATCACCTGTCGTATCGGGGACACGTACCAGCTGCGCCGGAACATGTCCCCAGCTACCAGACGATCGGCGTGTCCTTGGCCTGGTCGTGCAGACGGCGGTCGGCGGTGATCAGGGGGCAGGCGAGCAGCTTGGCCTGGGCGACCAGGATGCGGTCCCAGGGATCGGGATGGTCGAAGGGC
Coding sequences within:
- a CDS encoding terminase large subunit domain-containing protein; its protein translation is MVEQAARFDGGRLALVGPSLHDVREVMIEGPSGLRAQSPEGFRPRYEKTRRRVVWDNGAQAQVFSAEDVDSLRGPQFCAAWADEFCAWPRPSETLAMLRFGLRLGTAPRLVVTTTPKPIRALRTLRAEAGVATSVLPTATNAQNLAPAFLETLRGLYGGTRLAAQELDGVIVDGEGALWRAEDLARCRGARPSGLERVVVAVDPPASAGGDACGIVAAGRIGDRGFVLADRTVRGRSPSGWAVAAVSAARDFGAGAIVAEANQGGDMVRSVLAEAGAPCEVRLVHARFSKRVRAEPVAALYEQGRVVHCGAFPALEEELMALGCTDGGPSPDRADALVWALTDLLLSRVSRRPRVRVL